From the genome of Streptomyces ficellus:
GGAGCCTGGAATGGACGGTCGACGCGTACACCGTCGTCCTGGCCGGCCTGCTGATCACTTCCGGCGCCATGGCGGACCGGTTCGGGCGCCGGCGGGTCTTCCAGGCCGGGCTGGCCGTGTTCGGCGCCGCCTCCCTGGCCTGCGCGCTCGCGCCCTCGGTGGGCGTCCTGGTCGCGGCGCGCGCCGCCCAGGGCGTCGGCGCGTCGATGCTCGGCCCGGTGGCCCTCGCGATCGTGGTGAACGCCATGCCCGACCCCAAGGAGCGGGCCCGGGCGATCGGCGTCTGGGCGTCGGTCTTCGGGCTCAGCATGGCGGTCGGCCCCGTCGCCGGCGGTGCCCTCCTCGCCGGGCTCGACTGGCGCGCACTGTTCTGGATCAACGCGCCGGTCGTCGTCGCCGCCCTCGTCCTCACCGCCGTGTTCGTACCGGAGTCCCGCGCCGCCCGGGCCCGGCGGCTCGACCTGCCCGGCCAGGCCCTGCTGACCGTGGTCATCGCCCTGACCGTCGGCGTCCTCATCGAGGGACCGCACATCGGCTGGACGTCACCCCCGGCACTGGCCGCTTACGCGGCGGCCGTCCTGGCCGCGGCCGCCTTCGCGGCGGTCGAGTCCCGCCGCCGTGAACCGCTCATGGACCTGGCGCTCTACCGCCACCCGGCCTTCAGCGGCGCCGTGCTCGGAGCCGTGGCGGTCTTCGTCGCCCTCAACGTGACGCTGCTGCTCACCACCCTCTACCTCCAGGACGGCCGCGGCTGGACGCCCCTGGCCGCCGGCCTCGCGACCCTCCCCATGGCGGCCGGCGCCACCGTGTGCGCGCCCTGGTCGGGCCGCCTCGTCGGCCGTACCGGACCGCGACGGCCCCTCGTCCTGGCCGGCGCCTTCATGGCGGCTGGCGGCCTCTGCCTCGTCGGCCTCGACCAGGAGACGGGCGTGCCGCTGATGCTCACGGCGTACGCGCTCATCGGCATCGGCTTCGGCTTCGCCAACGCACCGCTCACCAACACCGCCGTGAGCGGGCTGCCCCCGGCCCGCGCCGGGGTCGCCGGGGCGATCACCTCCACCGCGCGCCAGTTCGGCTCGGCGATCGGCATCGCCGTCGCCGGCGGCCTGGTCGCGGGCACCGACCCGGCGGGGCTGGCCCGGGCGTCACGCCCCGGCTGGCTCCTGGTCGCCGCCTGCGGGCTGCTCCTGGTCCTCGTGGCCCAGGCCGGGCGGCGCCAGGACGCGGCCTAGCGCCCTAGCGCTCCGACAGCTCGGAGGGCGCCTCCTGGACCGTCCAGCCGTTGCCGTCCGGGTCCTTGAAGAACATGAACGAGTTCCACGTCTCGCCCTTGCCCTCCTCCCAGCCCTTCTCGCCGACGTGCTGCACGGGGCTCACCTCCACGCCCCGCGAGACGAGCTGCTCGCGGGCCGCCTCGATGTCGGTCACGCACAGCTGGAGGCCGTGCAGCGAACCGGGCGTCATCAACTTCTCTCCCGGCGCCCCGGGCATACCGCTCTGCAGGGTGATCGAGCACCGCGAGCCGGGCGGGGTCAGCTGGATGATGCGGAGCCCCGGCGCCACCTCCGTGTCCAGGTCGACCGTGAATCCGCACTTCGTGCCGTAGAAGTCCTTCGCCCGGTCCAGGTCGGTGGCCGGGACGAGGACGACCTCGAGGGTCCAGTTCATGAGCGCTCCTCCGTCGGTGACTGGGTCCATCAAACCCAAACTCCGTACGCGCCGCCGACTGATCGACGACACGCGTCGCGGTTCACGGCGGCCGGTCCGGAAGGCGAACGGGGGCCTCGCGCCGTGCTGGGACGGCGGTGCTGTCGCCTCAGCACCGCCGAGACCTAGGAGGCCCGGCAGGTGCCGGCTCAGGTGGATGGCTCGTGCTACCGGCGGCGGCGAACGCTGGTCTCGGCAGCGTACGGGGCGGTGACGGTGCAGTCGTCCGGCACGGCGCGGATGGCCAGGGTGACGCCGCTGGTGATCTGGCAGCGTCGGCCGATGGCGACGCCGGGGCCGATGCTGATGTTGTTGCCGGTCTGGGTGTCGTCGCCGATCACTGCGCCGAACTGGGTTGTTCCCGACCGGTACAGGCCGGTGGGGGTCCGCATGATGACCTCCCGGTCGGGGGTGCGCATGTCGGTGGTCATGTTGATGGCGGCGACGGTGATGTCAGCGGACAGGTGGGTCCGGGCTCCGAGGATGGTCCGGTTGATGCCGATGCGGTGCCCCAGGACGGCGTCCTCGCCGACGAAGGCGGCGGTGACTTCGCAGTTGAAGCCGACCCGGGCCCCGGCGCACAGGATGCTGCCCTTTCGGACGGTGGTGAACTCGTGCACCTTGACGTCCGGCCCGATGATCACGTCGTCGCCGATGATCGAGGTCGGGTGGATGTGGGCGGAGGGGTGAATGCGCTGTTCCTCCCCCAGCAGGACCAGGGCCTCGCGCTGGAGGCCGGGCCACTGCGCGAGGAAGTCGGCCAGCTCGAACGTCTCCAAGGCCTGGTAGGTGGTCGTCGCGATCGCTCCGCGCGTGGGGGCGGCGACATAGTCACCGAGGACGATCCGCGCCATGGCAGGGGCCTCTCTCTGGGCTTCGGGACCGGTGTTCGTCGGCGGTAGGCTCGCCGTTCACCTGGCCCCCGGAAGGAAGTGGTGGTTGTGTCCCGGCCACGCGTGGGTGTCGCCGTGCTGACGATGGGCGACCGGATGCCTGAGCTGCTGGCCCTGCTGGACTCCGTGGCCAAGCAGGACGAACCGGCGGTCCGAGTCGTGGTCGTCGGGAACGGCACGGCCCTGCCGGGCCTGCCCCAGAGCGTGACCGGGGTGGAGCTGGAGGAGAACCTGGGCGTGTCCGGCGGCCGGAACGTCGCCTGGCACCGGCTGCGCGAGTTCGGCGACGTGGACGTCCTGGTGGACCTGGACGACGACGGCCTGCTCATCGAGGCGGACGTCTTCCGGCGGATCGCGGACCTGTATGAGGCGGACGCCCGGCTCGGCATCGTCTCCTTCCGGATCGCGGACGAGACCGGCGCCACCCAGCGCCGCCACGTGCCCCGCCTGCGTGCCGGTGACCCGATGCGGCGGGGCCTGGTGACCACCTTCCTGGGCGGCGGGCACGCCCTGTCGATGCCGATGCTGGAAGAGACGGGCGGCTGGCCGGACGCCTTCTTCTTCACCCACGAGGAGACCGACCTGGCCTGGCGGGCCATCGACCGGGGCTGGGACGTCCTGTACGAGCCGCAGCTGGTGCTCCAGCATCCGAGGACCTCCCCGGCCCGGCACGCGGTCTATTACCGGATGACGGCCCGCAACCGGGTCTGGCTGGCCAAGCGGCACCTGCCGGCGCCGCTCGCTCCGCTCTACCTCGGGGTGTGGGCGGGCCTGACGGTGGCGCGCACGCGGTCCTTGGCCGGTCTGCGGGCCTGGTTCGGCGGGTTCGCCGAAGGGGTCAGGACGTCCGGCGGCCCGCGCCGCCCGATGCGGTGGCGGACGGTGTGGCGGCTGACCCGGCTGGGCAGGCCCCCGGTCATCTAGACCGCGGTGGCTTGCCTGAGCCAGTCGGCGGCAGCCGGGGTGCTGCGGAGCCAATCCACATAGCGGTCGACGCCTTCCGCGACGCTGACCTTCGGCTTCCAGCCGAGGACGTTCTCCATCTTGCGGATCGCCGCGTACCCGCCCAGCGGGTCACCGGCCGGCATTGGGGTGTCGAGGAAGACCGTGTGCGGGTAGTGCCCTTGAACCAGTTCGGCGACCTTCCGCACGGTGGTGGGCACGCCCGTGCCGATGTTCACGATCTCGGTGTGGGCCCTCGGGCTGATGAGGGCGCGCAGGGTGCCCTCGGCGATGTCGTCGACGTGGACCAGGTCCCGCACCTGCCGTCCGCCGCCGTTCAGATGCAGGGGCAGGCCCAGGTGGGCGCGGGCTGCGAACCAGGCCACGACCCAGGAATGGGAGTGCGGCTTGATGGTCTGGGGTTCGCCGTAGACGGAGAAGTAGCGCACGATCGCGTACGACGTGCCGACCTGGCCGAGCACCAGTGCGGTCTGCCCCTCGCCCCACACCTTGGTGTTGCCGTAGACCGACTTGGGCCGCATGCGGGTGAACTCGTGGAACTGGGGCGGGATGCGGCCGTGCACGGTCTCCATCAGCTGCCGCATGGTCAGCAGGTCGGGGCTGTCGGTTTCCTCGGGGTTGCCGTCGCCGTAGACGCTGGCGGAGGAGACGAACACCATGCGGCGTACGCGGTCCGTCGCGGCCACGGCATCCAGGACGGTCTGGGTGCCGGCCACGTTGGTGTCGATCGCCGCGAGGGGTTGGCGGGTGCACGCGGCGACGTCCGCCAGGGCGGCGGCGTGGATGACGTAGTCCGCCTTGCCGACGAGCTCGCGGACCAGGGCTGCGTCCCGGACGTCGCCCAGGACCACGTCGGGGGTCGAGGCGTGTACGCCGAAGAGGTCGGCGTACACGTGGTCGGGGTAGGCGTTCATGGTGCACAGCGACACCGGGCGGGCCCCCAGGGTCCGCAGCTGGGCGGTGATGCGGGAGCCGACGAGCCCTGCGCCGCCGGTCACCAGGACGGTCGCACCGGAGAGGACGGCAAGGTCTGAGCGGTGGTACACGATGCCTCCACAGAACGAGGGGTGGATCTCGTGACGAGGCCCCGGCACGGGACACGGTCGCCTCATGCCGGGCAGTGGCCCGCCCGAGCCACCGGATGTGGACCGGGGCGGGCCCGGGCGGGTGAGCATCAGTCAACGGCCTGTGACCAAGAGGGGGGAGGGGCCATCCTGTAGGTCTCTGTAAGCCCGCGTAGGCCAAGGGGGGCAGCGGTGCAGACGGTGACCATCACGGACCTGATCCGGACGGCGTGCGAGGAACGCGGGTGGGGCCCGACCAAACTGGCCCGCGAAGTCGCCGTGGCCGCCGGACGCGGGCCGGACGGCCTGGAGCGGCAGTACGCCCGCCGGTGGATGAAGGGCGAGCGCACTCCGTCACCGGACGGGTGGCTGCCGTACGTCGTCCAGGTCTTACATCTGGACCTGACCCGTATCCGCGTTTCCGATCGGGGTGATCCTGAACCGCCCGCCGCGGATACCGTGGGATCAGTCCTTGCCCTGGGGAGGAGTGACATGGAACGCCGCACCATGCTGGCCGCGACCGCCGCGTTCGCGCTGTCGGCGCTGAACCTCCCCGACGCCGAGGCCATCACCCGCCGGGTGGCCACCGCACCAGCCAACGCCCTGCGGGTCGGGGCCGGTGAAGTCGCGGCGATCCGGCAGATGACCCGTACCCTCGGCGACACCGCCGCCGAATACGGCGGCGCCCACGCCCGCCGACTGGCAGTCCAGTACCTCGCCGACAACGTCGGCCCCTGGCTGAACGGCCGGTACACCGAGAACACCGGCCGCGCCCTGTTCGCCGCCGCGTCCGAACTGGTGCACCTGTGCGGGTGGATGGTCCAGGACGAAGGCAACGACGACCACCACCAAGGCCTCGCGCAGCGCTACTACGCCCACGCCTTCGCCCTCGCCGAAGAGGCCAGGGAGCCGGAACCGGCCGCGACCGCACTGCGCGGGATGGCCACCCAAGCCATCGACCTCGGACCGCGCGGCCGGGCCGTTGCTCTGCGCCTGTCGGAGAAGTGCGTCGAGTACGCGGACCGGCTCGAGGAGCCGAAAGCCGTCGCCTACTACCAGACCACCCTCGCGGACGCCGCCGCCCTCGACGGCGACCAGCAACTCGCCCGCACCGCCTTGGCGAAATCCCAGAACGCCATCGAAAGGGCAACGGCTGCCCCGGGGGAGTCCTGGGCCTCCCACTTCTCCACCGGCCGGTGGGCCCACCACTCCGGCATGATCCTGGCCCGCCTCGGCGACCTGGACAGCGCCCGCGAACACCTCCAGCACGCCCTCGACGTCCACGGCCTGGACCGCCGGCGCTCCCGCGCCATCGTCCTCGGCGACCTCGGCCACGTCCACCTTCGCCAGGGCGACCTGGACGGTGCCCTGGCCGCGTGGGGCGACTTCGTAGACTGCGCCGAAGGCGTCCAGTCCGTGCGAATCACCGACGCGCTGACCGACCTGCGCGTGCGTCTCACCCGCTACGACAAGGCCCCCGGCGTGGCCGAACTGGACGGACGAGCCGCAGCACTGCTGTGACATGACGGCGGCCCGAACCTGCCTGTGCCTCCGCTCCGCGTGCACGCGGAAGCATGGTGACGGTGCTGACAAGGTGCTGCACGTGGCAGCAGTTCGCAGGCCGCCTCGTTCGGGCCGTCGGGAGCGACAGGTCCCACCGCAGCAGCGAACCTCGTCGTTCGCGCCAGCTCACCGCTCCGGCTCACCGCCCCCAGGGCGACCAGTTCAGCCGGCCGTCCAGGCCCAGCGTCGCGAAGCCGGTCGGCGCGGCCGCCGGGGCGCCGGCGAACAGCCCCCGCCCGGGCACCCACGGCCCGCCGGGACCGGCCGCCGACACCGCGCCGGTGCCCCCGCGCGCGGCCAGCCGGCCGTCCGACGCGGCCACCGCGCCGTGCCCCGCGACCGTGCCCGGCACGTCGAGCACCGGCGAGGCGTGGCCGGTGCCCGCGAAGCGGGCCGAGCGGACGTCACCCGAGGCGGGCTTGCGGAACCAGAGGCGGACCCCGTCGGCGCCGTCGGCCGAGGCGCTCAGCGCCCCGGTGGTCGCCGGCAGCCCGGTCGGCACCGGGCCGGTGGCGGGACGGGCGGCGGCGTCGGCCGAGGTGCTCAGCGCCCCGGTCGGCACCGGGCCGGTGACCGGACGCCCGGCCGGTCCCGTCCAGGCCAGCACCGTCTTCGGCGTCGCCGCGAACACGTAACCGCGTCCCTTCGCGTCCGTCGCCGCCACCGGGTCGCCCCGCAGGTCCTTGCCGCCGGCCGGCCGCCAGGGGGACCAGCCGCCGTCCGCGTGCTGGACGCTCACCCGCAGCGTGTGGGCGCCGTCGCGCACGTACACCGCCATCGGGCCCGCCCGGTCCACCAGCACCGCGGGCAGGCTGATGTCGGACGTCGACGACGCGTCGTCCCGCTCCGGGCTGCCCAGCGAACGCCACGCGCCGAACTCCCCGCCCGGCGCCGACTGGAGGGTCGTCACCACCTCGCGGCGGTACTCGCCGTCCAGCTCGGTACGCGTACCGAAGACCGCGATCCGCCCGTCCGGCAGCCGCACCGACGTCACCCCCGCGTCCAGGCCCGCGCCCTCGCGCAGGATCGGACCGGTCCACTTCGCCGTGGCGCCGGCCTTGCGCCACACGGCCAGGCGGCCGTCCAGCACCGAGAACGCGTACAGCTCGCCCGCACCCGCACCCTGCTGCACCCAGGAGGCCGAACCGCCGCGGGCGTAGCGGATGGACTGCGCCCAGTCGTGCCCGGCGGGGCGCGCCGCCACCTTGCGGTCGCCGCAGCCGGCCGGGTCCTCGCAGTAGTCCGTGTGGTCCCACCACGCGTACGTCTTCAGCGTGCGCAGCTTCGCCGCGGTGGTCCGCGGGTCCAGGGCGTGCGGCATGCCGCCGGTCGGGTACCCGAGGTAGTTCTGCACGGCGAACGCCGGACGCCCCGGCTTCTCGGCGTACCGGGCGAGCGCGGCCTGCGCGAAGCGGGCGCCGTACATGTGGTCCTGGTGGTCGGCGAGCTTGCCCGTCTGGTCGTTGCGGCCCGGCGTCGGGTCCATCAGCCGTACGAAGGTCGGCCTGAAGCGTTCGAGGACGCCGGTGATCGTCTCGACGGTCCCGGTCCTGGTGTACGAGAAGTCGTCCCGGACCGGCGAACCCGCCGCCAGCTGCGACTCCAGGCGCTCCACCCGGCCGTCCCACAGGCCGTGCAGGCTGTGCGGGCGGTCGCCGGTGATGCTGCCCGCCTCGCGCAGCTGCAGCCACACCAGGCTGATCTGCGGCTTGGCGCGCAGCGTGTCCAGCTCGGCCCGCCCGCCGCCCGCGGTGGCGATGGAGGTGCGGTCCCAGGGGCTGGTGCGGTTGCCGGTGGCCATCTCCGCGTACGCCGCGCGTATCCCGTTCTGCCGGGCCTCCGCGTACGCCGCCTTGTCGGCGCGCGGCTTCGGGTCCTGCTTGCGGGCGTTGCGGCCGTCGGACTCGCCGGCCGTGAGGTACACGGAGGTGAGGCTGCGCCCGGAGGCGATGGACTGGCTGGTGTCCGGGTTCATGAAGAACAGGTCGTCGTCCGGGTGCGCCATGATCTGGAGAACCGATTCGCCGTGGGTGCGGACCGGCTTGACCGCCTTCTCCTCGGGCACGCCCCGGCTCGGTACGTCGGAGGCGTCCGACGAGCCGGCGGTCAGCGCCAGCGTCCCGCCCGTGATCCCGGCCAGCACGGCGAGGGGCGCGGCCACGAACAGGGCGCGGCGGAACGAGGGCAGGGTCGGGCGGGGCATGGGCGGCGGGCTTCCTTGACGAGGGAGGGGGCGAACCGGCAGAGAAGAGGGCCGCCGCGGCCAGCGGGTTCATCCGGCGCGGTGTGCCGTGCCTCACGCCCGCCCGCCGTCGCCCTCAACACCGCGGGCGGAGGCAGGGCGCGGCGACGGAGGGTGGCCGGTCCCGCGCTGCGGTGTCGGCGCGGGCGGATAGGCTCACCGCGTGGGAGCCGACCTCGCGGAGGGAGACGGGCAGATGGGTTCGCCGGGGCGCAGGAGCAGCACGTTCACCCGACTGCTGCGGCACGGCTTCACCGATCCGTCCGCCGCCGAGCGGCTCCTGGAGCTGCCCGTGCTGTCCGCCGTGCGCGGCGACCCGGTCCTGCTGGACGCGCTCGGCGCCACCGCCGACCCTGATCTGGCGCTGCGCGGGCTCGTCCGGCTGGCCGAGGCGCAGCAGGACGAGGGCCGGCAGCTGCTCGGCACCGTCCTGAGCGCCAAGCCGCTGCGGGACCGGCTGCTCGGCGTGCTCGGCTCCTCGGAGGCGCTCGCCGACCACCTGGCCCGGCACCCCCGCGACTGGGAGGCGCTCGTCACGTACGAGTCGGTGGACCTGCACCCGGGCGTCGAGGACTTCGAGCGCGGGCTGGCCGGGGCGACCGATGCCGTGTCGCTGCGGGTCGCGTACCGCCGCTGCCTGCTGGCCATAGCGGCGAGGGACGTGTGCGGAACCACCGACGTCGCCGAGACCGCCGCCGAGCTGGCCGACCTCGCGACCGCCACCCTGCGCAGGGCCCTCGCCATCGCGAGCGCGGCGGCTCCGGAGGACGCGGCGCTGTGCCGGCTCGCGGTCATCGCGATGGGCAAGTGCGGCGGCCACGAGCTGAACTACGTCTCCGACGTGGACGTCATCTTCGTCGGGGAGCCGGTGGAGGGCGCCGACGAGCAGAAGGCGGTGCGGGCCGCCACCCGGCTCGCGTCCCACCTGATGCGGATCTGCTCCGAGACCACGGTCGAGGGGACCATCTGGCCGGTCGACGCCAACCTGCGGCCGGAGGGCAGGAACGGGCCGCTGGTGCGGACCCTGTCGAGCCACCTCGCCTACTACCAGCGCTGGGCCAAGACGTGGGAGTTCCAGGCGCTGCTGAAGGCCCGCCCGGTGGCGGGGGACGCGCAGCTGGGCGCCGCGTACCTGGAGGCGGTGTCACCGCTGGTGTGGCAGGCCGCCGAGCGGGAGAACTTCGTCGCCGACGTGCAGAAGATGCGGCGGCGGGTGGTGGACAACATTCCCGTGGCGCAGGTGGACCGTGAGCTGAAGCTCGGCCCCGGCGGGCTCCGGGACGTGGAGTTCGCGGTGCAGCTGTTGCAGCTGGTACACGGCCGCAGTGACGCCACCCTGCACAGCGGCAGCACGCTGGAGGCGCTGGCGGCCCTGGCGGCGGGCGGCTACGTGGGGCGCGCGGACGCGGCGCAGCTGGACGAGGCGTACCGCTTCCTGCGGGCGATGGAGCACCGGATCCAGCTGTTCCGGCTGCGGCGGACGCACCTGGTGCCGGAGGCCGACGAGGACCTGCGGCGGCTGGGCCGCTCCCTGGGGCTGCGCACCGATCCGGTCGCCGGGCTGAACCGCGAGTGGCGCCGGCACGCGTCGGTGGTGCGGCGGCTGCACGAGAAGCTGTTCTACCGGCCGCTGCTGGACGCCGTCGCCCAGCTCACGCCGGGGGAGACGCGCCTGAGCGCCAAGGCCGCCGGGCAGCGGCTGGAGGCGCTCGGGTACGCGGACCCCGCGGCCGCGCTCCGGCACCTGGAGGCGCTGTCGTCCGGGGTGACCAGGAAGGCCGCGATCCAGCGGACGCTGCTGCCGGTGCTGCTGGGGTGGTTCGCGGACTCGGCGGACCCGGACGCCGGGCTGCTGGGCTTCCGCAAGGTCTCGGACGCGCTGGGCAAGACCCCTTGGTACCTGCGGCTGCTGCGGGACGAGGGCGCGGCGGCGGAGAACCTCGCCCGGGTCCTGTCCGCCGGCCGGCTGGCACCCGACCTGCTGCTGCGCGCCCCCGAGGCGGTGGCCATCCTGGGGGCGCCCGAGGGGCTGGAGCCGCGCGGCCGGAGCCATCTGGAGCCGGAGATCCTCGCCGCGGTCGGCCGGGCGGAGGACGCCGAACTGGCGGTCGCCGTGGCCCGCGGCGTACGACGCCGTGAGCTGTTCCGCACCGCCGCCGCCGACATCATCGGCTCGTACGGCACCGAGGACAGCCCCGCCGAGCCCGACCCGGGCGCCCTGGTCGACCGCGTCGGACAGGCGGTCACCGACCTGAACGCGGCGACCATCGCGGGCGCGCTGCGGGCCGCCGTGCGCGGCCAGTGGGGCGACACGCTGCCCACCCGGTTCGCCGTGATCGGCATGGGCCGCTTCGGCGGCCACGAGCTGGGGTACGGGTCCGACGCGGACGTGCTGTTCGTGCACGAGCCCCGCGAGGGCGTCGACGAGCAGGAGGCGGCGCGGGCGGCGAACGCGGTGGTGGCGGAGATGCGGCGGCTGCTCCAGCTGCCCACCGCCGATCCGCCGCTGCTCATCGACGCGGACCTGCGCCCCGAGGGCAAGAGCGGCCCCCTGGTGCGCACCCTGAAGTCGTACGCGGCCTACTACCGCCGCTGGTCCCTCGGCTGGGAGAGCCAGGCGCTGCTGCGCGCCGAGCCGATGGCCGGCGACCCGGACCTCGGGCGCCGGTTCATCGAGCTGGCCGACCCGCTGCGCTACCCCGAGCGGGGCCTGGACGACGCGGCGGTACGGGAGATCCGGCGCCTGAAGGCCCGCATGGAGACGGAGCGCCTGCCGCGCGGCGCCGACCCGGCGCTCCACACCAAGCTGGGGCGCGGCGGCCTGTCGGACGTCGAGTGGACCGTCCAGCTCCTGCAGATGCGCCACGGCCACACCGTGCCGGGGCTGCGCACCACCCGCACCCGCCGCGCGCTGACCGCCGCCGCCGAGGCTGGCCTGATCGACGCGCAGGACGCCCAGGTCCTGGACGAGGCCTGGGTGCTGGCCACCCGGGTCCGCAACGGTGTGATGCTGGTGCGCGGCCGGGCCGGCGACACCTTCCCGTCCGACGGCCGCGAGATGGCGGCCGTCGGACGCTACCTCGGCTACGGCCCGGGGCACGTCGGCGAGATGGTCGAGGACTACCGCCGCACCACCCGCCGCGCGCGGGCGGTGGTGGAGGAGCTGTTCTACGGCGGCTAGGCGTTTCGTCCGGGTCCAGGTCGTGTCCGTGAAGTCTCGCCTGGCCGTGACGCCCTCCGGGCGGACGACGCTACTGTCGAAACACGCCCTAGAACGAGGCGTGGACGTGGTCCTTCACCGTGGTGCGCCAGCTCTCCGCGTCCATGCCGGCGTACGAGAACGTCAGCCGTCCGCTCGTGCCCAGGTGCAGGTCCAGATCGTGCTCCCGGGCCACGAACTGGACCTCCAGCTGGCCGGGGCGCTCGTAGGCGGCCGGCCAGGAGAACTCGAACTCCTGCCAGAAGTCCACCGCCTGGTTCCCGCCCTGGGCGACGCCCCGCTTGACCTCCGCCTCGTCGTACCGGAAGCCCAGGTCCCGCAGGATCCGCAGCAGCGTCTCCTGGGCGGGCAGCGCGTGCACGCGGAACTCGTCGAAGTCGCCCCGGTCGACGGCGTTGTCGACGGCCAGCTCGGTGCGCACGGCCACCCGCCCGCCGTTCACGGGCATGCCGAAGGCGTGCGTGAGCGGTGTTTCCCAGGGGAGGTGCAGGTCGGTCTCGAAGAGGCGGGTCTCCCCGGCGCGCAGGGTGAACGGGCCGACGGGGTGCCCGGCGGCGACCACTCCGGGCCGGGTCCAGCCGCTGGTGGGCTCCCGGTCCTCGAAGCGGCTCACGACGTCCAGCTTGAGGTGCGTGATCTCCACGTCGGCGCCGCCACCGCGCAGGGTGGTCCTCGCGACGACGCGGTCGCCCGGGCGCGCGGACATGCCGTCCAGGACGGTCTCCACCTCGGGCGCGTTGACACCCAGAGCGCTCAGGAACTTACGGAAAGCCATGGAACAGGTCCCCTCCCGGACGGATCCGGGCGATCCGTCCGAGCGGAGACCCTAGATCACGACTCGGTCAGGGGCGAGAGGCCGCCGTCGGCGGGACCTCGGCCGGGGCCGGGGCGGGGGCCGGGACCTCCGCCGGGACCGGGGGCGGGACGGCGGCGGGGCGTGGTGCCACGTGGCGCGGGAGGCGGTGCGGCAGGGTGCCGTACCAGACGTACGCCAGGGCGTAGCCGAAGGCCAGGCAGATCATGCCGCCGACGGCGTCCAGCCAGAAGTGGTTGGCGGTGGCGACGATGACGACGAGGGTGGCGGTGGGGTAGAGCAGGCCGAGGATCCTGGCCCAGGGCGCCTTCGCCACGGCGAAGATGACCAGCCCGCACCACAGCGACCACCCGATGTGCATGGACGGCATCGCGGCGTACTGGTTGGACATGTTCTTCAGGTCGCCCGACGCCATCGAGCCCCAGGTGTGGTGCACCAGGACGGTGTCGATGAACTTCTCGGAGGTCATCAGGCGCGGCGGTGCCAGCGGGTACAGGTAGTAGCCGAGCAGGGCGATTCCGGTGGTGGAGAACAGCACGAGGCGGGTCGCCGCGTACCGCCCCGGGTGCCACCGGTACAGCCACACCAGGACACCGATCGTGACGATGAAGTGCAGCGTGGCGTAGTAGTAGTTCATGCCCACGATCAGCCACGTCACCGAGTCCACGGCGTGATTGACCGTCTTCTCCACGGCGATGCCGAGCGTCTGCTCGGCCCGCCAGATCCAGTCGGCGTTGCGCAGCGCCTCGGCCTTCTGCTCGGGCACCGCGTTGCGGATCAGCGAGTACGTCCAGTAACTCACCGCGATCAGCAGGATCTCGAACCAGATGCGGGGGCGGCGCGGGGCGCGCATCCGCTGCCACGGGGTCCGGCGGTCCGTCGCACGGTCCGGACCCTGTTCGATGGGTGATTCCACCGGTGGTGCCGGGGCCTCGCGGCCTTCCAGTGTCCTCACAGTCGTGTCACCCATGGGCCAAGAGTCTGCCAGATAGGTCTACTCGGTCGATCATCCGTCAGTCTGGTCCTCGGCGCCATCCGT
Proteins encoded in this window:
- a CDS encoding MFS transporter — its product is MTTTMQPPPIQAELSTGRRWTVLAVCCLSMFLVGLDTTIVNVGLPEIGRALGVGTRSLEWTVDAYTVVLAGLLITSGAMADRFGRRRVFQAGLAVFGAASLACALAPSVGVLVAARAAQGVGASMLGPVALAIVVNAMPDPKERARAIGVWASVFGLSMAVGPVAGGALLAGLDWRALFWINAPVVVAALVLTAVFVPESRAARARRLDLPGQALLTVVIALTVGVLIEGPHIGWTSPPALAAYAAAVLAAAAFAAVESRRREPLMDLALYRHPAFSGAVLGAVAVFVALNVTLLLTTLYLQDGRGWTPLAAGLATLPMAAGATVCAPWSGRLVGRTGPRRPLVLAGAFMAAGGLCLVGLDQETGVPLMLTAYALIGIGFGFANAPLTNTAVSGLPPARAGVAGAITSTARQFGSAIGIAVAGGLVAGTDPAGLARASRPGWLLVAACGLLLVLVAQAGRRQDAA
- a CDS encoding VOC family protein: MNWTLEVVLVPATDLDRAKDFYGTKCGFTVDLDTEVAPGLRIIQLTPPGSRCSITLQSGMPGAPGEKLMTPGSLHGLQLCVTDIEAAREQLVSRGVEVSPVQHVGEKGWEEGKGETWNSFMFFKDPDGNGWTVQEAPSELSER
- a CDS encoding transferase, whose product is MARIVLGDYVAAPTRGAIATTTYQALETFELADFLAQWPGLQREALVLLGEEQRIHPSAHIHPTSIIGDDVIIGPDVKVHEFTTVRKGSILCAGARVGFNCEVTAAFVGEDAVLGHRIGINRTILGARTHLSADITVAAINMTTDMRTPDREVIMRTPTGLYRSGTTQFGAVIGDDTQTGNNISIGPGVAIGRRCQITSGVTLAIRAVPDDCTVTAPYAAETSVRRRR
- a CDS encoding glycosyltransferase family 2 protein, which produces MSRPRVGVAVLTMGDRMPELLALLDSVAKQDEPAVRVVVVGNGTALPGLPQSVTGVELEENLGVSGGRNVAWHRLREFGDVDVLVDLDDDGLLIEADVFRRIADLYEADARLGIVSFRIADETGATQRRHVPRLRAGDPMRRGLVTTFLGGGHALSMPMLEETGGWPDAFFFTHEETDLAWRAIDRGWDVLYEPQLVLQHPRTSPARHAVYYRMTARNRVWLAKRHLPAPLAPLYLGVWAGLTVARTRSLAGLRAWFGGFAEGVRTSGGPRRPMRWRTVWRLTRLGRPPVI
- a CDS encoding NAD-dependent epimerase/dehydratase family protein produces the protein MYHRSDLAVLSGATVLVTGGAGLVGSRITAQLRTLGARPVSLCTMNAYPDHVYADLFGVHASTPDVVLGDVRDAALVRELVGKADYVIHAAALADVAACTRQPLAAIDTNVAGTQTVLDAVAATDRVRRMVFVSSASVYGDGNPEETDSPDLLTMRQLMETVHGRIPPQFHEFTRMRPKSVYGNTKVWGEGQTALVLGQVGTSYAIVRYFSVYGEPQTIKPHSHSWVVAWFAARAHLGLPLHLNGGGRQVRDLVHVDDIAEGTLRALISPRAHTEIVNIGTGVPTTVRKVAELVQGHYPHTVFLDTPMPAGDPLGGYAAIRKMENVLGWKPKVSVAEGVDRYVDWLRSTPAAADWLRQATAV
- a CDS encoding tetratricopeptide repeat protein — encoded protein: MERRTMLAATAAFALSALNLPDAEAITRRVATAPANALRVGAGEVAAIRQMTRTLGDTAAEYGGAHARRLAVQYLADNVGPWLNGRYTENTGRALFAAASELVHLCGWMVQDEGNDDHHQGLAQRYYAHAFALAEEAREPEPAATALRGMATQAIDLGPRGRAVALRLSEKCVEYADRLEEPKAVAYYQTTLADAAALDGDQQLARTALAKSQNAIERATAAPGESWASHFSTGRWAHHSGMILARLGDLDSAREHLQHALDVHGLDRRRSRAIVLGDLGHVHLRQGDLDGALAAWGDFVDCAEGVQSVRITDALTDLRVRLTRYDKAPGVAELDGRAAALL